Genomic window (Chloroflexi bacterium ADurb.Bin180):
GGGCGTTTGCTTCCAGAAACTCGAGAATGCTCTCCTTGTTGGTCATCGCCCGGTCTCCCTCCGTCTTTTCTCTGTCAGCCCAGGGCCCGACCCAGCTCCTCCAGGTCCTGCCCCTGACTCTCCCCTCGCACCACAAACACCCGCCACCCCTTGGCCTTGAGTCTGCGGCGCTTGACCTCGTCCGCTGCCGCCACCGATGCTTGCTCATGCGGCGGACCATCCACAAACACGGCCAGGTTGGGCTCGTAGAACAGGTCGGCCACAGCCAGAGGCTCGTCGTGGTCATAGAGCGTCTTTTGCGCGGCGTCAGGCAGCCGCAGTCCCCTCTCGGCAATGGCCCGCAGCACCTGCCGCTCCAACCCGGACTGGCAGCGAGCCAGCAATTCCTCCAGCGTCGGTCCGGCCGCCACTGACCCGCTCTCCTCCACCCTCAGCCCATCCAGAGCGACCAGCCAGGGCAGCACGAGCTGGCGGTCAATCCACTCATGATCCATCTGGTTGTAGAACGTAAGCAGGCAGTCGTAGCAGGCGCGCTCACAGCCTCCTTCCGGGTCGTTCTCGTGCAGGATCTCCCTGGCCCGCGCAATAACCTGCTTGAGCCGCGGCGCCGCAGTGAGCGATTCGAGCACACCCGCCCCACCCTCCGCCGTTTCGTACAACACCAGGTTGAGTTGGCCCGGCTCGGTGGGGTGCTGGGTGAGGAACCCGCCCAGCTCTCGCTCGTCCAGGTTGAGCGTGACGGCGATGGATTGCAGCCAGGTATGCAGCAGCGTGGTGTAAAAGAAGCGCGCTCCCTCCGCCGGCACGCCAGCCGGCCGGGGCACCACCAGCTCCAGCACGTCGGTCTGCACGTCGGTGTAGAGGTTCAGCGGCGGGGCCACATCGCTCTCTCTCGCTTTCTGGCGACAGCCGCCTTCGGCCCCGGCCGCCACATGCTTCGCTACTGCATCCTCGCCAAGCAGCCAGCGGTGGCATTTGGTGCACAGCCGGAACCCACTGGCCTGACCTTCTCGCTCGGCCTGGCGCGGCCCGGCGTTCACCAGCACGATGCGCCCATTGTGCTCATAGCGCAGCTCGAAAGAAACCTTGTCTCCCACCTTTACTTCAGATGAACGCACGTAGGAGCCGGGCTGGTAATGGGGGGTCACCACATAGCCCAGGCGCAGCCTTTCCTCCTCGTCCGCAGTGATGCGGGCCGTCTTCTGGGCGAACATATCGGGCAGCTCCAGCGCCAGCTGCGGCGGGCTGTCGCGCAGGTCCTTGCCGCAGCGGCAGGCAGCGCGCTTGGCCTCTGGCCCGAGGTAGGCCGCGCTGCAGGTCGGGCAGAGGGTCAGCTCTTTTGTCTCCGGGGCCAGCGCCCTGGTCTTGAGTCTGGCATGGGTCACCTCATAGCGGCTGCCGCGATAGTAGAGAAAGTTGCCCGGCGCGAATTCGCTGAGCGCGATCATCGGATCCCGCTCCAGCTCCTCCTCCAGCTCACCGAACGACGTGGTCACGGCCAGGCGCGGAAAAGCATAGTTGGGCAAGAAACCCTCTCCGCCCAGGTAGCGATACACATACCAGGCGTCTTCTCCCTCGCGCATCTCGTACATCTTGCGTTCGATGACCTCGCGCCGGCGGCCCTGCGCGGCATCCGGTCGGCCGGTCGAGCGTTGGCGATTGATGAGCTCTAGCTCCTCAGTGAGGCGGCCGTACTCGCGCCGCCACCGGTCAAAAGCACGGTCCAGACCGTCGACGAAAGCAGCGATGGTGCGGTCAATGAACTCCCGGGTCAGCCAGGGCAGCGCGGCCATCTCGGCGGCGAAAGCCTGGCGCACGGCCGCGGCGATATCGCTCGACCGATTCGCCACGGCGTTCCGGTAGCTGCGCTCCACGTCGGACCGCAGCGGGTAGAGGGGCGGCTGCTCCAGATCAAGCAGCGCCTTCGGCTGACCGTGCAGTTTGAGTCCCTCACCGAGCGTCTCCAGTACCAGCGAATGGATGTGCGTTACCAGCAGCCGCTGGTTGTCCATCAAAAAGCGCGGCGCGGCAATGCGCCCGGAGATGACCTTTTCCGGGAAGCGGTAAAAGTACTGGTCGTGTGGTCCGCGGCGAGCGCCCACCCCGCAGAACACGGTGATGAGCGAGGGCTGTCCTCGCCTGCCGGCGCGTCCGGCCCGCTGGGCGTAGCGCGAGGGCGAGGGCGGTACGTTGCGCATATAGACCGAGCTCAGGTCGCCAATGTCGATGCCCAGCTCCATCGTCGGCGTGCACACCAGCACGTTCAGCGGCTGGGTACAATCCTTAAAGCGCGCCTCGATCTCTTTGCGCACCTGCCCTTTGACCTGGCCGCTGTGCTCCTCCGCCGCCAGGGTCACCGCCTGGTCCAGCGGCAGGGTGTATTGCGCACGGTAATAGTCGTCGCGCATTTCCCGCGACTCTCTCAGCTCGGCGCAGGAGATGCCCGTGCAGCAACGCAGGCTCTTGAACTGATGGACCGTCCCGCAGCGCGGACAGGCCAGGTGCAGCGTCCGGTCGGTAACCTGCAGTTGCAGCGCCTCTGAATTGACCAGGTACAGCTCGTGCTCGAGCCAGGCCGGCCCCGCCCTCTCGCGCAGCCTGTGCCGCACCAGGAATCCCGCCCTTGGGTCGGCCAGCGCGGCCACCACCCCGCCCACCAGCTCTTTCGCTTCGGCAAAGCCGAGCCTGAGTGCGCGCTGTGTCCATACCACCAGCGAGGTGCGGCCGGTGGCAAAGCGGTACACCGTAACCCCGTGCCGGCGCACGTCTGCCGTGTCCGAATAGCCCACCAGCCTGGCCTCGTCAGCATCGTGAAAAAAGGCCTCCTCGTTGAGGCGCTCCAGCACCTGGGTACGGAACTCGTGCGGGTTCAGCAGCGACGGATGGCCGATGGCCAGACGCTTGCGCATGATTTCCATAAAGCCCAGCAGATAATCAAAGCGGGTGTCCGCGTCGAGGTCGGCCAGCAAGGGCAGACCAGTCCACGGCCCGGGGTCGGCGGCAAAGCGGTCCAGCCCGCCATAGCGCACGATCAGCAGACCCACGTCCTCCAGGTTGCGGTGGGTGTAGCGGTGCGACTCTTCCAGGTCCAACAGCGTGGCAAAGCGCAGATACTCCTGGTAGCGCTGCTCGCTCTGCGCATCGGGGATGTAGGCGCTGCCGTCGCGCCGGTAGGCGGGCAGGGCCTGGGCATCCTCCAGGGCGCGGAACAGCCGGAGGCCCACCTCGCTCACCGACAGGGCCCGCCCTTCCTCCTCGGTGAACCCGCCCGAATGCAGCGCGGTGTAGAGCGCCTGGCGAAAGGCAATGCGCCGCTGCAAGTTGTTGATGTGCGCCGACTGCAGGGCCGTGTCCTGCCGGTTGTCGGAAAAGGCAATGATCTTGCGCTCATCCTCGCCCATCCGTTCCATGGTGTGACGGAGCAGCACATCGGTCGCCGTGGACCGGCCCACGGCACCAAAGGTAAAGAGCTTGTTGAACTCGCGCACTCGCCGGTCGTAGGCCACGCCGCAGGCCGGGCACAAGAGCAGCGGCACGCCGACCAGGCTCACCGCAAAGGCGTTGCGGTGCGCGCAGGCGGACGTCTGCTGGTCGACCGGACCGTCCGCCGCGCCGAGGATACGATTGCAGTCGGGACAGTAGCGCTCGTTGCGCGGCACAGAGCCGGCATAGTCCGACCGTACGTTCGCCCTTGGCGTGAGCCAGTTCTCGGGCAGAGGTGCTCGCTCGGGGTCGTGCGCCGCCGGGTACAGGTAATAGGCATCGCCCTCGAACTCGGGCGCATCCAGTTCGCGCGGATGCAGCGCCCCGTCGCGGGTCAGCGACACGCCGTAGAACTCTTGCCCGCAGGCCCGGCAAAAGTGGAGCGGGAAGGTGGGCACATCGGCCCGACCCGTGGCAGCGCAGACCGGGCAGGTGCGCTCGCCGCGGTCGTTGAGATGCGCATCCCCCTGGCGCAGGCATGCGCTGATAGCGCGGCCCTGAGAGAAGAACGCGTGCAGCTTGGGCGGCGGCGCCTTGAGGGCCTCCAGCGTTTGCTGCAGCTCGCTCCTTTCGCGCTTGAGCTCTTGCGCGGCGCTGCTCAGCGTCTGCGGCCGACGCGCCACCGTCTCCAGCAAGACGCGCGTGTCCTCTGGCAGCTCGGCCGGCAGCGGCGCGTAGGACTCGCCCACCACGTGGTCCGGCAGAAAGACCTCGCCAAAGAGCCGCGCGGCAAACTCGGCCACAATGCCCGCCGCGGTCTCCCCCTCGCCGCTCTCCACCGTGGCGCTGGTGCCGATGCAGCGCAGTGTGCCGGTGGTGCCCGTGTGCTGCTTGAGGCGGCGGATCAGGCAGGCCACGTCGGCGCCGCGCTTGCCGGTGTAGGTGTGGATCTCGTCCAGCACCAGAAAGCGCAGCACACCGCGCATCGACGGCGGAAAGAGCTTTCTATCCTCAAACCGCGTGAGCAGCAGCTCGAGCTGCACATAGTTGGTCAGCAGGATGTCCGGCAGGCGCTCGCGAATCTCATCGCGGGAGAGGACCTCGCTGTCGAACGGCGTGTCGCGGCCATAGACCTGCTGGTACTGGGCCAGCGCCGCGGTAGGCGAATTGGGGGTATCGCCGGTGTACAGGCACAGGGTGAGGCCCGAGCCGGCCAGGCGCCGCGCCAGGTCCTCGTACTGCGAGTTGGCCAGCGCGTTCATCGGATAGACAATGACCGCCTTGATGCCGCGCACGTGCTGGTCGCGCTGGCGCAGCGCCTCCGAGACGATGGGCACGGCGAAGCAGAAGGACTTGCCCGAGCCGGTGCCGGTAGCCACCACCGTGTTGTGGCCGCCGAGGAGCGAGCGAATGGAGGCCGACTGGTGCTGGTAGAGGCGCACCGGCGGAGCGGCGCGGTTGCCCGGCGTGGCAGTGAACACAGCCGGGGTGGCCGGGTGCAGCAGGCCGGCGCCCACCAGGTCGGCAAAAGACTCTCCGGCAGCAAAGGGCCGCGTGACTTCGACGTAGGGTTCCTTCCAGAGCAGCGCCCCGGCCTCGACCCGTTCTTTCACCCAGCTCTGGATAGCGGGGTTGAGGAACTTTTGAAAGGTGTGAACATAGCTCAGGTACTGCTTCTGGACGTGGCTCAGGGTTTCGAATGGGTTCATTGGCACCCCTTGTCCATATCGTACTGTTGCGCGGCGCGCCTACATATCATCCTCCAGGCCAGGGTCGATTCTGCTCCAGGTACCCAGGTACTGCGCGGCCTTCGGATTGGGCCGCCCGCTGCGGTCCAGCGACACGGTGAACCGCCAGCGAGGGCGCCCGTTGGAGTGGGTCTCGTTCAGCTCCGCAACAGGCACCACGAACAGGCTGGCGTCGTCCAGCAGGCAGGCCACCAGGAAATCCGAGTTGTCGCGCTCGTTCTGGGTCAGGAAGAACTGCACCATGTGGGTGTTCTTGCCGGTGGTGTAGAGCTTTTGCCTGGTCTTGACCTCGATGCGCACCCGCTGGCTGGTTTGCGTGTTGGTCAACAGCAGGTCATAGCCCGACTCGCCGACGTTGGAGAACACCTCCCAGGGTTTGCCCGGCAGGGAATGGGTCTTGAGGTAGAGCCGCAGCAAGACCAGACTTTCGCCGATTTCACCGATCAGGGACTGCACGTTCTGTGGGAGCTTTTCCCGAGCCATGATGTGTACCTCCTTATTCGCTGCGATTGACTTGCTCCAGCCGGCCCGGAGCATCACCGGCTGCTGCTACAAGTGTATGCTAAGCCGCGACAACGGATGTCGCGACCTTCGGCACGTTCTCCAACTCCAGGCGCTGCAGAATGCCGCGAGCGGACTCGATCAGCTCGCGCTGGGCAGCCACATCGCGGTCGGCGTCCCAAACAAACGGCCTGATGGGGTGCATGATGCAGTTGCGCAGACCGTTCAGGCGATTCAGGACGGCCTCGGCCCTTTTCCGCGACGGGTATCCCAGTCGAGCGCGTAGACCGGGTGTCTTGCTGATCACGGTGAACAGGTCGCCCAGGTAAAGGCTCGCCACGACGCCGACATCTACCTTGCCGGTCTCTGTTGTACTGCGCACTGGCTCGATCTCATTGCGTCGTTCCTCCGAGAGCACAGTGAGCACCTTGCTCTCGTCAGGATAGGCCTCGCGCACCATCTTGCCAAGGCCAATCTCGAGCTGCCCGACGAGGTTGTACACATAGGCCCTCACTTCGATCTTGTTCAGGTCACTCGGCGTCACGAGGCCTACCACATCCTGACAACGCAGCACGAGGAAGCCGGGCTGCCTGCTCTTGGCAAATGCATCGAGGAGGTCAGCCACGCCGGTACTGGCGGCGATCAGCCACCCTTCCGTCAGCGACCCAGCTCTCTTCCCTCGACGCATGAGGCCGGTGATTCGGTTGCCTTTCGTAATCGGGATGAGATCAAAGCGCCGCGCCTTAGCTTCCTCCAGGACCTGCTTCTTATTCGTCCCTTCCTCCCAGGTAAGGAGCCTGTCGCGGGGCGTCATGATTCTCTCCACCGTAAAGACCTGATTGAGCAGCTCCCAAGGGGTAGTGGCCATGGCGGTCTCCCTCCTCGGTAAAAGAATCAGTTGTTGGCGGGCAGCAGGTAGCGATACTTCAGCGGCACGTCGCCAGGATCAGGCTCGGTCGCGGCGTCCTCGCGCGATGGGTGCGGTGAGTGATGTTTTGGGTCAAAACATTGGTACAGGCCGTACGAAATGTTCCACAGATAGTTGTAGACTACTGCTGTCCCTTTGTTCGCGTTGGCCACGGCGTGGGAGCTCACATACGAGCCCACGCCAGGCCGCCAGTCGTCGAATTCCTGGCGCACGCGGTCGATCAGCTCTTTGGCGGTGAAGGTTTTCTTCTTGCCTGCCAGCAGCCGGCTGACCAGGTACACCGCCACATGAATCTTGACCTTGCTCTTGGGTTCTGGCGCAGGCTTGGGCTCTGTCGTGGGGATCCCCTCCTCGACCGGCTTCTCCTCGGCTGGATTGTCCGCGATCAGCTCCTGCAAATCCTTCTCCCAGCTCCTGGCCCACAGGGCGCGGTCCAGGTCGCGCAGCGAGAGGCCCACTCGCTCGGCAAACGCCTGGCAGGCGTCGCGGTACTGCAGGTACTCGGGCGCCGTCTCCGGGAAGGCGTCCGGCAGGCCCGGCATTCCCTCGGCAACGGCAGACTGCCAGGCGCGGGAATCGAGCACGGTGAAGCGGTCCGGGTAACACACGGTCAGGATCGCCGAGGCGATGGGCAGGCCGATGTTGCGCACGTTGGTCAGGAGCTGCAGCCGAGTTATGTCGTCCTGCGCCCCCGCCACCTGGCTCATCAGTGTGTCCGCGCTGAGGCCAGCCTCCTTGAGGGCTTTCTTGATCTTGGTCTTGGTGCGGTTGGACTTCCAGACGATGATGGCGTAGAAATCGGCCACCGACAGAGTACCGTCCCGCCGAAAGCGGGCCGACACCTCGTCGAACAGGTACCGCTCCAGGTTGTAGAGCCGGGCCAGCCGGCGGCACTCATCGACACCCATCATGCGGCAGCCTCCTTGCTCCAGTCGGAACCCTTCAGCCTGTCAAACGCCTCCAGCACCAGCCTCTTCGTCCGATACTCCCCGTACCTGGCCTCGTCCTTGCGGCGGACGATGGGGAACGTCTCCAGAATGTACTCCAGCTCTTCCCGCGTCAGACCGTACAGATGGGCATAGATGGCATCCAGCTCCGCCCGGAGATGGGCGCGGCGCTCTTCGTCCCACACAAAGGGCGGCGGGAAGGCCGGCTGACCCTCCGGCGGCGGGGTGGTGTGCACCGGCACGCCGGCGAACCAGCGCTGCCACGTTTCCCGCCCCACCTCGGCCAGGACGTCCAGGGCAAAGGGCTGCAGGTCCCAGCCGGTGTAGCTGAGCTCAAGCACCTTGGGAACGATGGTCGACCGCAGTCTCGGAAGGTAGACCGTTGGCGGAAAAGTGGGCAGCTGGCGCAAGATGAAGAATGTGAGATCAGTGCCGCCCATCTTCTGTCGGACAGCGTAGTCGAAGGAGATGGCATTCAGGTTTGCCAGGATGCAGGCCGTACCAACAGCTGCCTCCGACTCAGCAAAGACCAAGGGAGCTTTGTGGCCCACCGCCGCGCGTGGCAGCATGCAGAAAATGCTGGTGCGCTCATCGGTGGAGCGGGCGATGTCACGGAACGCCAGCAAGTACTTCTGTTCACCGCCTAGTTTCGAATCTGTCTCTGCCCGGGCCACCCAGTATCTGGGCAGCGGGGCTAAGGTAGGGTCACTACGCTCGACGAGATCAGAGTCCCGAACGCTTACTCCCGGCCCCTGATAGGTAGCCCATCGATGATCGTATTGGTGCATCATCTTGGCCTCGTACAGCGGCAGGTAGACCTCCTTGCCGCGCACAAAGCGGTTGCCCTTGAGCTCATAACCCTGCCGCTCAAGCTGCTCCCGCGTGCGGAAGAGGTGGCTGTCACTAGTCATGTTGAACAGGCCCTGCCGGAAGGTGATTCCCCACGGGTTTTCCCCGGTACGCTCGTTGACCAGCACCGGCGCGGCGCGGTACAGTTTGCGCGTTAGCTCGGCATCGCGGCGGGTGCGAAAGATGGGACAGGTGCGCGTGTTGGGGTTGAACAGGGCCAGGTCCTCCTGGGTCAGAGTCATCCGCCATTCTGGATCGGCCAGGTCGTCAGTTCTGCTGAGAAAGAAGGCGAAGCTGGCGCTAGGCACAGGTCGACTGGAGAGCGTGACCAACGAGAACTTCATCGCGCTGACTACATCCGCAAACAGCTTGCCCCGGTTGTCAAAATCGTAAAAGCTAACCAGCTGCTCACTCTCGACCAGGTCGGCAAAGAACTCACGGTAGGTATAGTCCGTGGCGATGCCGCTGGGCACGATGATGCCGGCGCGGCCGTCCACAGACAGGAGCTGCCGGGCCAGGTCAGCAAAGACGGCGTAGGTATTGACACGCCCGCCCGACGATAGTCTGAATCGATCCGAGTGCTGAAGGTAGTGGGTCTCAGAGTCGGCCTTGCGCAGGGCACAGAGATAGGCAGCGTGCAGGTCAGGCGCTGAGCGGGCCAGGTTCTGGATCGCCTTTTTCCGTTCGGCACCCGTGCCCGCCTCCGCTACCTCGGGCGCCCTTGGGCCAAAGAACTCCTTTTCCACCAGCATCATCATTTCCCACGGCGGGTTACCCAGCACCACGTCAAAGCCCCCGCCGCCCGGCTCGCCCGCCGGAAAGACGTCCGGAAACTCTAAATGCCAGTGGAAAAAGCGGTGCCGGCGCACCAGCTCGTCCAGCGTGGCCCGCCCGGCCGGCGGCAGGGCCTTTTCGCCCCTG
Coding sequences:
- a CDS encoding putative ATP-dependent helicase Lhr codes for the protein MNPFETLSHVQKQYLSYVHTFQKFLNPAIQSWVKERVEAGALLWKEPYVEVTRPFAAGESFADLVGAGLLHPATPAVFTATPGNRAAPPVRLYQHQSASIRSLLGGHNTVVATGTGSGKSFCFAVPIVSEALRQRDQHVRGIKAVIVYPMNALANSQYEDLARRLAGSGLTLCLYTGDTPNSPTAALAQYQQVYGRDTPFDSEVLSRDEIRERLPDILLTNYVQLELLLTRFEDRKLFPPSMRGVLRFLVLDEIHTYTGKRGADVACLIRRLKQHTGTTGTLRCIGTSATVESGEGETAAGIVAEFAARLFGEVFLPDHVVGESYAPLPAELPEDTRVLLETVARRPQTLSSAAQELKRERSELQQTLEALKAPPPKLHAFFSQGRAISACLRQGDAHLNDRGERTCPVCAATGRADVPTFPLHFCRACGQEFYGVSLTRDGALHPRELDAPEFEGDAYYLYPAAHDPERAPLPENWLTPRANVRSDYAGSVPRNERYCPDCNRILGAADGPVDQQTSACAHRNAFAVSLVGVPLLLCPACGVAYDRRVREFNKLFTFGAVGRSTATDVLLRHTMERMGEDERKIIAFSDNRQDTALQSAHINNLQRRIAFRQALYTALHSGGFTEEEGRALSVSEVGLRLFRALEDAQALPAYRRDGSAYIPDAQSEQRYQEYLRFATLLDLEESHRYTHRNLEDVGLLIVRYGGLDRFAADPGPWTGLPLLADLDADTRFDYLLGFMEIMRKRLAIGHPSLLNPHEFRTQVLERLNEEAFFHDADEARLVGYSDTADVRRHGVTVYRFATGRTSLVVWTQRALRLGFAEAKELVGGVVAALADPRAGFLVRHRLRERAGPAWLEHELYLVNSEALQLQVTDRTLHLACPRCGTVHQFKSLRCCTGISCAELRESREMRDDYYRAQYTLPLDQAVTLAAEEHSGQVKGQVRKEIEARFKDCTQPLNVLVCTPTMELGIDIGDLSSVYMRNVPPSPSRYAQRAGRAGRRGQPSLITVFCGVGARRGPHDQYFYRFPEKVISGRIAAPRFLMDNQRLLVTHIHSLVLETLGEGLKLHGQPKALLDLEQPPLYPLRSDVERSYRNAVANRSSDIAAAVRQAFAAEMAALPWLTREFIDRTIAAFVDGLDRAFDRWRREYGRLTEELELINRQRSTGRPDAAQGRRREVIERKMYEMREGEDAWYVYRYLGGEGFLPNYAFPRLAVTTSFGELEEELERDPMIALSEFAPGNFLYYRGSRYEVTHARLKTRALAPETKELTLCPTCSAAYLGPEAKRAACRCGKDLRDSPPQLALELPDMFAQKTARITADEEERLRLGYVVTPHYQPGSYVRSSEVKVGDKVSFELRYEHNGRIVLVNAGPRQAEREGQASGFRLCTKCHRWLLGEDAVAKHVAAGAEGGCRQKARESDVAPPLNLYTDVQTDVLELVVPRPAGVPAEGARFFYTTLLHTWLQSIAVTLNLDERELGGFLTQHPTEPGQLNLVLYETAEGGAGVLESLTAAPRLKQVIARAREILHENDPEGGCERACYDCLLTFYNQMDHEWIDRQLVLPWLVALDGLRVEESGSVAAGPTLEELLARCQSGLERQVLRAIAERGLRLPDAAQKTLYDHDEPLAVADLFYEPNLAVFVDGPPHEQASVAAADEVKRRRLKAKGWRVFVVRGESQGQDLEELGRALG